A single Ketogulonicigenium vulgare WSH-001 DNA region contains:
- a CDS encoding YciI family protein translates to MHFAIICRDKTGALETRLANRDAHVAFLGTTKVAFAGPFLDEAGQMVGSLIVIEADSLQAAKDWAAGDPYGKAGLFEQVTIQEWKKVIG, encoded by the coding sequence ATGCACTTTGCCATTATCTGCCGCGACAAGACCGGCGCGCTTGAAACCCGTCTGGCCAATCGCGACGCCCATGTCGCGTTCCTCGGCACGACCAAGGTCGCATTTGCCGGGCCGTTTTTGGACGAGGCAGGCCAAATGGTCGGATCGCTGATCGTGATCGAGGCGGACAGCCTGCAAGCGGCCAAGGACTGGGCAGCGGGTGACCCCTATGGCAAGGCGGGCCTGTTCGAACAGGTCACGATCCAAGAATGGAAAAAGGTCATCGGCTGA
- a CDS encoding EVE domain-containing protein, with product MRYWLMKSEPDEFGWDHQQALGPAGGAWSGVRNYQARNNMRAMSVGDLVFFYHSNIGKEIVGIMRVIAPAAQDPTTDDPRWDCVSVTAVEKLPRPVTLDTIKATPALADMALVKSSRLSVQPVATDEWKLICRMGGLDRVQI from the coding sequence ATGCGCTATTGGCTGATGAAATCCGAACCAGATGAATTTGGCTGGGATCATCAGCAGGCGCTTGGCCCTGCGGGCGGCGCATGGAGCGGCGTTCGCAACTATCAGGCGCGCAACAATATGCGCGCAATGTCGGTCGGCGATCTGGTGTTCTTTTATCATTCGAACATCGGCAAAGAGATCGTCGGCATCATGCGTGTGATCGCGCCTGCCGCCCAAGATCCGACAACCGATGACCCGCGTTGGGATTGCGTCAGTGTCACTGCGGTTGAAAAGCTGCCGCGTCCCGTCACGCTGGATACGATCAAGGCAACACCCGCGCTTGCGGACATGGCGCTGGTGAAATCGTCGCGGCTATCCGTCCAGCCGGTCGCAACCGATGAATGGAAACTGATCTGCCGCATGGGCGGGCTTGATCGGGTGCAGATTTAG
- a CDS encoding ribonuclease D, translating to MANFLYQNDLPDDLDLGPVIAIDCETMGLNPHRDRLCLVQISGGDGNAHMIQISPGQRSAPNLARMLEDANILKLFHYGRFDIAAMYHAFGALAQPVYCTKIASKMVRTYTERHGLKFLLQDLIGVDISKHQQQSDWGAASLTPAQLDYAASDVLYLHRLRAHLDALLAREGRTGLAQACFDFLPTRARLDLEGWQENDIFAH from the coding sequence ATGGCCAATTTCCTGTATCAAAACGACCTGCCCGACGACTTGGATCTTGGCCCTGTTATTGCCATCGACTGCGAGACAATGGGCCTGAACCCGCACCGCGACCGGCTGTGTCTGGTGCAGATCTCGGGCGGGGATGGCAATGCCCATATGATCCAGATCAGCCCCGGCCAGCGCAGTGCGCCAAATCTTGCGCGGATGCTGGAAGACGCCAATATCCTGAAGCTGTTCCACTATGGCCGCTTTGACATTGCCGCGATGTATCACGCTTTTGGCGCGCTGGCGCAGCCGGTCTATTGCACCAAGATCGCGTCGAAAATGGTGCGCACCTATACCGAACGCCATGGGCTGAAATTCCTGCTGCAGGATCTGATCGGGGTCGATATCTCGAAACATCAGCAGCAGTCGGATTGGGGCGCGGCCAGCCTGACGCCCGCCCAACTGGATTACGCGGCATCCGATGTGCTGTATCTGCACCGCCTGCGCGCGCATCTGGACGCGCTGCTTGCGCGCGAGGGACGCACAGGCCTTGCGCAGGCCTGCTTTGATTTTCTGCCGACGCGGGCTAGACTCGACCTTGAAGGTTGGCAAGAAAACGACATCTTTGCACATTGA
- a CDS encoding LptA/OstA family protein — translation MNWLRPLGLVAAMSLSPAALLAQTSIAMPGMRADPSQPVEITSETLNVNQGSQTAIFSGNVVIIQGDIRIGAQIANVSYSSVTSQITRILLEGGVTFTTPTEAAESDRATYDIGDGALVLEDNVLLTQGGLIMASDRMAADLAAGTAQLDGNVRTRLPGN, via the coding sequence ATGAACTGGCTGCGCCCGCTTGGCCTTGTCGCCGCAATGTCGCTGTCGCCTGCCGCGCTGCTGGCGCAAACCAGTATCGCTATGCCGGGGATGCGGGCTGACCCCTCGCAACCGGTCGAGATTACGTCAGAAACCCTGAATGTGAACCAAGGCAGCCAGACCGCGATCTTCAGCGGCAATGTAGTGATTATTCAGGGCGATATCCGCATTGGCGCGCAGATCGCGAATGTCAGCTATAGCAGCGTGACCAGCCAAATCACCCGTATTTTGCTGGAAGGCGGCGTCACATTCACCACCCCGACCGAGGCTGCCGAATCCGACCGCGCCACCTATGATATCGGCGATGGCGCGCTGGTTTTGGAAGATAACGTGCTGCTGACCCAAGGCGGGCTGATCATGGCCTCTGACCGGATGGCCGCGGATCTGGCCGCTGGCACCGCGCAATTGGATGGCAATGTCCGCACCCGACTGCCGGGGAATTAA
- the lptB gene encoding LPS export ABC transporter ATP-binding protein, whose protein sequence is MAPLIHPAPETGLHVRHLRKSYRRRTVIRDVSLRLERGEVVALLGPNGSGKTTCFYAIAGLVQADDGQVSLDGRDVTNLPMYRRARLGIGYLPQEMSIFRGMSVEDNIMAILEIAEPDHARRREKLEELLAEFSITHIRRSPALALSGGERRRAEIARCLAAGPSYVLLDEPYAGVDPIAVAEIRALVAQLKTRGIGVLITDHNVRETLEIVDRAYILHDGQVLMSGTTAEIIANDDVRRVYLGADFSMG, encoded by the coding sequence ATGGCCCCGTTGATCCATCCCGCGCCCGAAACGGGTTTGCATGTGCGCCATTTGCGCAAAAGCTATCGCCGCCGCACCGTGATCCGCGATGTCAGCCTGCGATTGGAACGCGGCGAGGTTGTCGCCCTGCTGGGGCCGAACGGCTCGGGCAAGACCACATGTTTCTATGCGATTGCGGGCCTTGTGCAGGCCGATGACGGGCAGGTCAGCCTGGACGGGCGCGATGTGACCAACCTGCCGATGTATCGCCGCGCGCGCCTTGGCATCGGCTATCTGCCGCAAGAGATGTCGATTTTCCGCGGCATGTCGGTCGAGGATAACATCATGGCGATATTGGAAATCGCCGAACCCGACCATGCCCGCCGCCGCGAAAAGCTGGAAGAGCTGCTGGCCGAGTTTTCAATCACCCATATCCGCCGCTCGCCCGCACTGGCGCTGTCGGGGGGCGAGCGGCGGCGCGCCGAGATCGCGCGCTGTCTTGCCGCCGGCCCCAGCTATGTGCTGCTGGACGAGCCCTATGCCGGCGTCGACCCCATCGCAGTGGCAGAGATTCGCGCATTGGTTGCGCAGCTGAAAACCCGCGGTATTGGCGTGCTGATCACCGACCACAATGTGCGCGAGACCCTAGAGATCGTGGATCGTGCCTATATTTTGCACGATGGACAGGTGCTGATGTCAGGCACGACCGCTGAAATCATCGCAAATGACGATGTGCGCCGTGTCTATCTGGGCGCTGACTTTTCAATGGGCTGA
- the hpf gene encoding ribosome hibernation-promoting factor, HPF/YfiA family encodes MRYQISGKQIDVGEALQLHVRTKIDEIMEKYAARPTSAVVLFSRIAHEFTCEITVHLSSGLIAQSRGRDSEVYIAFGQSVDRMEKQLRRSRRRLKDHYATRPLPVELLAGSSYILAPIEDDDEHESEDNHPTIVADMPTQIPSLSVGEAVMQMELADAHVLMFQNEKHGGLNVVYRREDGNIGWIDPRNSGL; translated from the coding sequence ATGCGTTATCAGATCAGTGGAAAACAGATTGATGTCGGCGAAGCGCTGCAATTGCATGTGCGTACCAAAATCGACGAAATCATGGAGAAATACGCCGCACGGCCTACCAGCGCCGTCGTGCTTTTCTCGCGTATCGCCCATGAATTCACATGCGAGATTACGGTCCACTTGTCATCGGGTCTGATCGCCCAGTCGCGCGGTCGCGACAGCGAGGTCTATATCGCCTTTGGCCAATCCGTCGATCGGATGGAGAAACAATTGCGCCGCAGTCGGCGCCGCCTGAAAGACCATTACGCCACGCGTCCGCTGCCGGTTGAACTTCTGGCCGGATCCTCCTATATCCTCGCGCCAATAGAGGACGATGACGAACACGAGAGCGAGGACAACCACCCCACGATCGTGGCGGACATGCCAACGCAGATCCCCTCGCTTTCGGTGGGCGAGGCCGTGATGCAAATGGAATTGGCAGATGCCCACGTCTTGATGTTCCAAAACGAGAAACATGGCGGGCTGAATGTGGTCTACCGTCGCGAAGATGGTAATATCGGCTGGATCGACCCGCGCAACTCCGGATTATAA
- a CDS encoding PTS sugar transporter subunit IIA: MKLGDILQSNAIKVLASSSSKKRLFQDLGELAETCYGLDTEQVVTALLERESLGPTGVGHGVALPHARMDGIDSVQGMFIRLEKPMDFDAIDRQPVDLVFALLAPAHAGVDHLKALALVSRTMRDQNVLSKLRANSDPATLHTILTDAPATQLA, from the coding sequence ATGAAGCTTGGCGATATCCTTCAGTCCAATGCAATCAAGGTGCTCGCAAGTTCGAGCAGCAAAAAGCGCCTGTTCCAAGACTTGGGCGAGCTGGCAGAAACCTGCTATGGCCTTGATACGGAACAGGTTGTGACAGCACTTTTGGAACGCGAAAGCCTTGGCCCGACCGGTGTCGGCCACGGCGTCGCCCTGCCCCATGCCCGCATGGATGGCATCGATAGCGTCCAAGGGATGTTCATCCGCCTTGAAAAGCCGATGGATTTTGATGCGATTGACCGCCAACCGGTGGATCTGGTCTTTGCACTTCTGGCCCCCGCACATGCGGGGGTCGACCACCTGAAGGCACTGGCACTGGTGTCGCGCACGATGCGCGACCAGAATGTGCTGTCAAAGCTGCGGGCGAATTCAGACCCCGCAACCTTGCACACGATTCTGACCGACGCGCCCGCTACGCAGCTGGCGTAA
- a CDS encoding DUF3817 domain-containing protein, translating to MKSVPRWKDPAMGLFRIIAVFEGFTTLALFLVAMPMKYIWDNDSLIRSTGMIHGYAFLAYIIGMIVVLPGLRTGVMGWLRTFLFSLFPFGTFINETWLHRQHLAVKANLTPAA from the coding sequence ATGAAATCTGTTCCGCGCTGGAAGGACCCTGCCATGGGGCTGTTCCGCATCATCGCCGTATTCGAAGGGTTCACCACCCTCGCGCTGTTTCTGGTGGCGATGCCGATGAAATATATCTGGGATAATGACAGCCTGATCCGGTCAACCGGGATGATCCACGGCTATGCGTTTTTGGCCTATATCATTGGGATGATTGTGGTTCTGCCGGGGCTGCGCACCGGCGTCATGGGCTGGCTGCGGACATTCCTGTTCAGCCTGTTCCCCTTTGGCACGTTCATCAACGAGACGTGGCTTCACCGCCAGCATCTGGCGGTGAAAGCTAATCTTACGCCAGCTGCGTAG
- the rpe gene encoding ribulose-phosphate 3-epimerase, whose amino-acid sequence MTFDRSPKIAPSILSADFANFGAEIRAVEDQGADWVHVDVMDGHFVPNITFGAVAAAAFRPHIRTVMDVHLMVARPDDWIADFARAGADVITVHPESGPHIHRTLQSIRKAGAKAGLALNPGTGLDGVQWLLDDIDLICVMSVNPGFGGQSFIPAALPRIAALRAMIGDRPIHIEVDGGVVPDNAGAIIAAGADVLVAGSAVFKGGSTAAPEVYGRNIAALRAAARSGA is encoded by the coding sequence ATGACCTTTGATCGCAGCCCCAAAATTGCCCCCTCGATCCTTTCGGCGGATTTCGCCAATTTCGGGGCCGAGATTCGCGCCGTCGAGGATCAGGGCGCCGATTGGGTGCATGTGGATGTGATGGACGGGCATTTCGTTCCCAATATCACCTTTGGCGCGGTGGCGGCGGCGGCGTTTCGTCCGCATATTCGGACGGTCATGGATGTGCATCTGATGGTGGCGCGCCCCGATGACTGGATTGCCGATTTCGCCCGTGCAGGCGCGGATGTGATCACTGTCCACCCCGAATCCGGGCCCCATATCCACCGCACGCTGCAATCCATCCGCAAGGCGGGCGCAAAGGCGGGCCTCGCGCTGAACCCCGGCACGGGCCTGGACGGCGTGCAATGGCTGTTGGACGACATTGACCTGATCTGCGTGATGAGCGTGAACCCCGGCTTTGGCGGGCAAAGCTTTATCCCCGCCGCGCTGCCCCGGATCGCGGCCCTGCGCGCCATGATTGGCGACCGTCCCATTCATATCGAGGTGGATGGCGGCGTCGTCCCCGACAATGCGGGCGCGATCATCGCCGCCGGGGCCGATGTGCTGGTCGCAGGCTCGGCCGTGTTCAAGGGCGGCTCCACCGCCGCCCCCGAAGTCTATGGCCGCAATATCGCGGCCCTGCGCGCGGCTGCTAGATCAGGCGCGTGA
- a CDS encoding MATE family efflux transporter → MTPTEKPFWRTFLFFLLPMMAANILQSLQGTINNIFVGRLLGTEALAAASVFFPIMFLFISFLIGMSAGGSVLIGQAFGAREHEKVKAITGTILTVVVIGGIIIGALTATFARELMMLLGTPANILDDAVRFARISFMSMPVIFLFFVSSAMLRGVGDTVTPLYSLLLSTVIGAFITPALILGWFGLPQLGVEAAAFASMIAFTVSTVALGFYLHWRRHPMAPDAALVRNLKPDLKILLLTLKLGIPTGIQMMTGAIAGIVIVGLVNAFGSNATAAFGAVNQVLSYVQFPAISISIAASIFGAQAIGAGRVDQLHRVAKTALIMNLVLTGTLVLIVYLGSGLLVGLFVTDPEVVALSELLLHIVTWSSILFGAGAVLGGIMRASGTVLPPMIVGIFCIVALEVPLAILWSRMFGIQGIWWAYAVNFSMMMVLNALYYWFVWRRKSITRLI, encoded by the coding sequence ATGACACCGACTGAAAAGCCGTTCTGGCGGACTTTCCTTTTCTTTTTGCTGCCGATGATGGCCGCCAATATCCTGCAATCGCTGCAGGGGACGATCAACAACATCTTTGTTGGTCGGCTGCTGGGCACCGAGGCTTTGGCCGCCGCATCGGTGTTTTTTCCGATCATGTTCCTGTTCATCTCGTTCCTGATCGGCATGTCGGCGGGCGGATCAGTGCTGATCGGGCAGGCCTTTGGCGCGCGTGAGCATGAGAAGGTCAAGGCGATCACCGGCACCATCCTGACGGTCGTTGTGATTGGCGGCATCATCATCGGCGCGCTGACGGCAACTTTTGCGCGTGAATTGATGATGTTACTGGGCACGCCCGCAAATATTCTGGATGATGCGGTCCGCTTTGCGCGGATCAGCTTTATGTCGATGCCGGTGATTTTCCTGTTCTTCGTCTCGTCTGCAATGCTGCGGGGCGTCGGTGATACAGTGACGCCGCTTTATTCACTGCTGCTGTCGACGGTCATCGGCGCGTTCATCACGCCCGCGCTGATTCTGGGTTGGTTCGGCTTGCCGCAACTGGGGGTCGAGGCCGCGGCCTTTGCCTCGATGATCGCGTTTACGGTCTCAACCGTGGCGCTGGGGTTCTATCTGCATTGGCGGCGGCACCCAATGGCGCCCGATGCGGCGCTGGTGCGCAACCTGAAGCCCGATCTGAAGATCCTGCTGCTGACGCTAAAGCTGGGTATTCCGACCGGCATTCAGATGATGACCGGCGCGATTGCGGGCATCGTGATCGTCGGGCTGGTGAATGCGTTCGGATCGAATGCGACGGCGGCCTTTGGGGCGGTGAACCAGGTCCTCAGCTATGTGCAGTTCCCGGCGATCTCGATCTCGATCGCGGCGTCGATCTTTGGCGCACAGGCGATTGGTGCGGGCCGCGTCGACCAGCTGCATCGCGTGGCGAAAACGGCGCTGATCATGAACCTGGTGCTGACCGGCACGCTGGTTCTGATCGTCTATCTTGGTTCGGGCCTGCTGGTTGGGCTGTTCGTCACCGACCCCGAGGTTGTCGCCCTGAGCGAGCTGCTGCTGCATATCGTGACATGGTCCAGCATCCTGTTCGGGGCGGGCGCTGTGCTGGGCGGCATCATGCGTGCATCGGGCACGGTGCTGCCCCCGATGATCGTGGGTATTTTCTGCATCGTCGCCCTCGAGGTGCCGCTGGCGATCCTGTGGTCTCGTATGTTCGGCATTCAGGGCATCTGGTGGGCCTATGCCGTGAACTTCAGCATGATGATGGTGCTGAATGCGCTGTATTACTGGTTTGTCTGGCGCCGCAAATCCATCACGCGCCTGATCTAG
- a CDS encoding isochorismatase family protein has translation MMRALIIIDMQMDMQHRLDRGQDSVNPDAGDKIAALARHFRAQRLPVIHIRHREDHPASDFHPDAAGFPPMPCALAADGEAVFVKTTSSSFTSTGLETHLRENGLSDLTVVGAVAGFCINSTVRHGADLGFRMTVPTDAVLGFSLPHANQSAQVIFDVTMAHLGADFAALTDTAALLDR, from the coding sequence ATGATGCGGGCTTTGATCATTATCGACATGCAGATGGATATGCAGCACCGGCTGGATCGCGGGCAGGATAGCGTGAACCCAGATGCTGGCGACAAGATCGCGGCGCTTGCCCGGCATTTCCGCGCACAGCGCCTGCCGGTCATCCATATCCGCCACCGCGAGGATCACCCCGCCTCGGACTTCCACCCCGATGCGGCGGGTTTCCCGCCAATGCCCTGCGCCCTTGCGGCGGATGGCGAGGCGGTTTTCGTGAAAACCACCTCGTCCAGTTTTACATCGACCGGGCTAGAGACCCATTTGCGCGAAAATGGCCTGAGCGATCTGACCGTGGTCGGTGCGGTTGCGGGCTTTTGTATCAATAGCACCGTGCGCCATGGCGCGGATCTGGGCTTTCGCATGACGGTGCCGACCGACGCCGTGCTGGGGTTTTCGCTGCCCCATGCAAACCAATCCGCGCAAGTGATCTTCGACGTGACCATGGCGCATCTTGGCGCGGATTTCGCCGCGCTGACAGATACCGCGGCGCTGTTAGATCGCTGA